The Sphaerospermopsis torques-reginae ITEP-024 genome has a window encoding:
- a CDS encoding LCP family protein gives MTSQRTSAAGKKSAKAKAKGKNSRKSKSGRWLWFAVGMGGIAMVSGMAGALLAVSWDSTPLQQAQLSAKEAAVFDSDRISGNGFQFSQLTRPVNILVMGMSVLPPDVQNPPIETQGLRYLPQVNSFDGLADVMLLIKFDPETKKIVMLSIPRDTRTEVEGFGVKKINAANVDGGPALTAQTVSNLLGGVGIDRYVRINVLGVAKLIDALGGVTVYVPKDMKYKDDSQHLYINLKAGKQHLAGEQALQLLRFRHDELGDIGRIQRQQMVLRALIEQSLNPATLTRLPEILETVREHIDTNLSVEELVALVGFGARTNRSNMQMLMLPGRFSEKNEYEASYWIPYERAINKLMVQNFGLESISFDPEIIDPSRLRIAIQDSTGGDRSQIRPLIAALEQAGYRNIFISRPWGEPLDTTHIVAQQGDSDSAESIRNTLGFGEVRVESTGNIASDISIQVGQDWLLHKPVFENMVR, from the coding sequence GTGACTAGTCAAAGAACATCAGCAGCAGGTAAAAAATCAGCGAAAGCTAAAGCTAAAGGCAAAAACTCTCGCAAATCAAAATCAGGTCGCTGGCTATGGTTTGCGGTGGGTATGGGCGGGATAGCAATGGTGTCAGGTATGGCAGGAGCTTTGTTGGCTGTTTCTTGGGATAGTACACCTTTGCAGCAAGCTCAGTTAAGTGCTAAGGAGGCAGCAGTTTTTGATAGCGATCGCATTTCTGGTAATGGCTTCCAATTTTCTCAATTAACTCGCCCTGTGAATATCTTGGTTATGGGGATGAGTGTACTGCCTCCAGATGTCCAAAATCCACCTATTGAAACCCAAGGACTTAGATATCTACCCCAAGTTAATTCTTTTGACGGTCTTGCAGATGTTATGCTCTTGATCAAGTTTGATCCAGAGACCAAAAAAATAGTTATGCTTTCCATTCCCAGAGATACCCGGACAGAGGTTGAAGGGTTTGGGGTGAAAAAAATTAACGCCGCCAATGTCGATGGTGGTCCGGCTTTAACTGCTCAAACTGTCAGCAATCTCTTGGGAGGCGTGGGAATTGATCGTTATGTCCGCATTAATGTCTTAGGTGTTGCCAAATTAATTGATGCCTTGGGAGGGGTGACAGTCTACGTTCCCAAAGATATGAAATATAAGGATGATTCCCAACATTTATATATTAATTTAAAGGCTGGTAAACAGCATTTGGCAGGTGAACAAGCACTACAATTACTCCGGTTTCGCCATGATGAACTGGGCGATATTGGCAGGATTCAACGCCAACAAATGGTATTACGTGCCTTGATTGAACAAAGTCTCAATCCAGCAACATTAACACGATTACCAGAAATTCTAGAAACAGTGAGAGAACATATTGATACTAATTTGTCGGTTGAGGAACTTGTGGCGTTGGTTGGGTTTGGGGCGCGGACTAATCGTTCTAATATGCAAATGTTAATGCTTCCTGGTCGGTTTAGTGAGAAAAATGAGTATGAGGCTAGTTATTGGATACCTTATGAACGGGCAATTAATAAATTAATGGTGCAAAATTTTGGTTTAGAATCAATATCATTTGATCCTGAAATCATTGATCCCTCTCGGCTACGGATCGCTATTCAAGATAGTACAGGTGGCGATCGCTCTCAAATTCGTCCTTTAATTGCAGCTTTAGAACAAGCTGGATATCGTAATATCTTTATTTCTCGACCTTGGGGTGAACCTTTGGATACTACTCACATTGTTGCTCAACAAGGTGATAGTGATAGTGCTGAATCTATTCGTAATACTTTAGGTTTTGGGGAAGTGCGGGTTGAAAGCACTGGTAATATCGCCTCTGATATTAGTATTCAAGTAGGTCAAGATTGGTTACTACATAAACCAGTGTTTGAAAATATGGTTAGGTGA
- a CDS encoding AI-2E family transporter, giving the protein MQTRKLLDWWQTFTPVARIGAIALFAPLLVLNGWAISAIFHYFHSLIVILVGASVLAFLLNYPVSWMEKHGARREQVAILVFLSALSILLALGVTLFPLALTQAQQLVNRLPELIDSGRSQLMILNEKAEMMGLPINLDAIVVQINDRVKSQLQAIAGQVLNLAVVTFTSLLDFLLTMVLTFYLLQHGGELWQSLVEWLPTKFREPFSRTVRLSFQNFFITQLILSTCMASALIPTFLWLKVPFGLLFGLTIGIMALIPFGGSVGIAITTLLVSLQDFWMGARVLAAAVIVQQILENIIAPRILGSFTGLNPVWILISVLTGARIGGLLGVIVAVPCAVVIKTVISAIRPPIMSDDQENSVSGELAAPMTPEESPSPPGNNSLSVSDGVPCRQPIQNS; this is encoded by the coding sequence ATGCAGACACGAAAGCTACTTGACTGGTGGCAAACATTTACACCAGTAGCGCGAATCGGGGCGATCGCGCTATTCGCTCCTCTATTAGTTCTCAATGGTTGGGCGATATCGGCAATTTTTCATTATTTCCACTCTTTGATAGTAATTTTAGTCGGAGCCTCAGTGCTGGCATTTCTGCTTAACTACCCAGTAAGTTGGATGGAAAAGCACGGTGCAAGACGAGAACAAGTCGCCATTTTGGTATTTTTATCAGCTTTATCAATTTTATTGGCGCTGGGTGTCACCCTCTTTCCTCTAGCCCTGACTCAAGCCCAGCAACTGGTAAACCGTTTACCAGAGTTGATTGACTCTGGGCGATCGCAGTTAATGATTTTAAACGAGAAAGCCGAGATGATGGGTTTACCTATAAATCTTGATGCTATCGTCGTGCAAATTAATGATCGCGTCAAGAGTCAACTACAAGCTATAGCCGGACAAGTATTAAATCTTGCTGTCGTCACCTTTACCAGCTTGTTAGACTTTCTGCTAACGATGGTTTTGACCTTTTATCTATTGCAACATGGCGGTGAACTTTGGCAAAGCTTGGTAGAATGGCTACCTACTAAATTTCGTGAGCCTTTTTCCAGAACAGTACGCCTGAGTTTTCAAAACTTTTTTATCACTCAATTAATTTTATCTACTTGTATGGCATCGGCTCTGATTCCCACCTTTTTGTGGTTGAAAGTGCCATTTGGGTTGTTGTTTGGCTTAACTATCGGCATTATGGCGCTTATCCCCTTTGGTGGTTCTGTGGGTATCGCTATCACAACTTTATTAGTCTCCCTACAAGATTTTTGGATGGGTGCTAGAGTCTTGGCCGCAGCAGTCATCGTGCAACAAATTCTTGAAAATATCATTGCACCTCGGATTTTAGGCAGTTTTACAGGTTTAAATCCAGTTTGGATACTCATTTCCGTTTTGACTGGGGCAAGAATCGGCGGACTTTTAGGCGTGATTGTGGCGGTTCCTTGTGCTGTTGTCATCAAGACGGTTATTAGCGCCATTCGTCCACCGATCATGAGTGATGATCAAGAAAATTCTGTTTCTGGAGAGTTAGCTGCACCCATGACACCAGAGGAATCTCCTTCACCTCCAGGCAATAATTCTCTCAGTGTTTCTGATGGTGTTCCTTGCCGTCAGCCGATACAAAACAGCTAA
- a CDS encoding RNA-guided endonuclease InsQ/TnpB family protein has translation MYHQVKQHESYKALPSKVSNQVLIVLHHNWKSFLHATAVYHQDPSLFLGRPKLPKYKDKTQGRNILIYELGAISKPALRKGIIKLSQTNIQFPTSASNIKQVRIVPRCGQYVIEVVYEREAKPQQLDPNSVAGIDIGLDNLAALTANIAGFKPVLINGKPLKSINRHYNKVKAKLQSQLGENAHTSHRINALTCQRNNQIDNYLHNASRWIINYLVKAGIGTLVIGKNEQWKQELNLGKTTNQNFVSIPHARFIEQLKYKAELVGITVFIHEESYTSAASFLDLDPIPVYKQGETYTFSGKRIQRAWYKSQDGKLIHADVNASLNIARKVVPAAFSLGIAGIAVYPFRVTPGKVA, from the coding sequence ATATACCATCAAGTAAAGCAGCATGAATCATACAAGGCACTGCCAAGTAAAGTCAGCAATCAAGTTTTGATAGTTTTGCATCATAATTGGAAATCTTTTCTCCATGCTACCGCAGTTTATCATCAAGACCCATCTCTATTTTTAGGTAGACCAAAATTACCAAAATACAAGGATAAAACTCAAGGACGGAATATTCTGATTTATGAATTAGGTGCAATTTCTAAACCGGCTTTGAGAAAAGGCATCATTAAACTATCGCAAACAAATATACAATTTCCCACATCAGCAAGCAATATTAAACAAGTAAGAATTGTCCCCAGATGTGGGCAATATGTCATTGAAGTAGTTTATGAAAGGGAGGCTAAACCACAGCAATTAGACCCTAACAGTGTGGCAGGTATTGATATTGGATTAGATAATTTAGCAGCCTTAACTGCTAATATAGCAGGATTTAAACCTGTACTTATCAACGGAAAACCTTTAAAATCAATCAATCGTCATTACAATAAAGTTAAAGCTAAACTTCAATCTCAACTAGGGGAAAATGCTCACACATCTCACCGGATAAATGCACTCACTTGTCAACGGAATAATCAAATAGATAATTACTTGCATAATGCTAGTAGATGGATTATTAATTATTTAGTTAAAGCCGGAATAGGGACGCTAGTTATTGGCAAAAATGAGCAATGGAAGCAAGAACTCAATTTAGGTAAGACCACAAATCAGAACTTCGTTAGTATCCCTCATGCTCGGTTTATAGAGCAATTGAAATACAAAGCTGAATTGGTAGGAATTACCGTTTTTATTCATGAAGAATCTTATACTTCTGCTGCTTCATTTTTGGACTTAGACCCCATTCCTGTATACAAACAAGGAGAAACATACACTTTCAGTGGTAAGCGAATACAACGCGCTTGGTACAAATCTCAAGATGGTAAGCTGATTCATGCGGATGTTAATGCTAGTCTGAATATTGCTAGAAAAGTAGTCCCTGCGGCTTTTAGCTTAGGGATAGCGGGTATTGCAGTTTACCCATTCCGGGTAACACCGGGAAAAGTAGCTTGA
- a CDS encoding NAD(P)H-quinone oxidoreductase subunit F codes for MSQYLLETVWLVPCYALLGGVLALPWSPGIIRKTGPRPAGYVNLVMTFLAFLHSVIAFPATWNHPAKEVLIPWLSTAGLNLTINLELSPISVGALIVITGLNFLAQVYAVGYMEMDWGWGRFYSLLGLFEAGLCALALCNNLFFTYVVLEVLTLGTYLLVGLWFSQPLVVTGARDAFLTKRVGDLFLLMGVLGLWTLAGTWDYQDLAIWAQTAKVDPTIITLVCLALIAGPMGKCAQFPLHLWLDEAMEGPIPSTILRNSVVVASGAWVLIKLQPVFSLSPIASSAMVAIGTVTAIGGSLIAIAQIDIKRCLSYSVSAYMGLVFIAVGTQQDEAALLLVLTHALSAALLVMSTGGIVWNSVTQDVTQLGGLWSRRPISGLAFIVGTLGLIGFPPLGSFWALVKLADGLWGTHPWLVGIIIAVNVFTAFSLTREFCLIFGGKPKQMSERSPEALWLLVMPMMVLFGFVLHLPLVLESLSLLPSWATLNKDVALLFIWSSIFGCSISAVIYLGNIIPKPVRLPFQGLQNLLAYDFYTPKLYKMTIIFGVAQLSKLADMVDRFVVDGIVNFVGLFSLLGGEGLKYSNNGQTQFYAFTVLLGVSVLGAWVTWPFWGVQFMDLVF; via the coding sequence ATGTCTCAGTACCTGCTAGAGACCGTTTGGCTGGTCCCTTGCTATGCTTTATTAGGTGGTGTTTTAGCTTTACCTTGGTCGCCGGGAATAATCAGGAAAACCGGACCAAGACCGGCAGGTTATGTCAATTTAGTGATGACATTTTTGGCATTTTTACATTCTGTCATTGCCTTTCCTGCCACTTGGAATCATCCCGCCAAAGAAGTATTAATTCCTTGGTTATCCACCGCAGGTTTAAACCTAACTATTAATTTAGAATTATCTCCCATTAGCGTAGGTGCATTAATCGTCATCACTGGTTTAAATTTCCTTGCCCAAGTTTATGCTGTGGGTTACATGGAAATGGACTGGGGTTGGGGACGTTTCTATTCTTTATTAGGTTTATTTGAAGCTGGTTTATGTGCCTTAGCTTTATGTAATAACCTATTTTTCACCTATGTAGTTTTGGAAGTTCTGACTTTAGGGACTTACCTATTAGTAGGTTTATGGTTTAGTCAACCTCTAGTAGTCACAGGTGCGCGAGATGCGTTTCTAACCAAGCGGGTTGGTGACTTATTCCTGTTGATGGGAGTTTTGGGACTTTGGACTTTAGCAGGAACTTGGGATTATCAAGATTTAGCAATTTGGGCGCAAACTGCCAAAGTAGACCCAACAATTATTACTTTAGTGTGTTTAGCTTTAATTGCTGGTCCAATGGGTAAATGCGCTCAATTTCCCTTGCATTTGTGGTTAGATGAAGCAATGGAAGGACCTATTCCCAGTACCATTTTACGTAACTCAGTGGTAGTCGCTAGTGGTGCATGGGTGCTGATTAAATTACAACCTGTATTTAGCTTATCTCCCATAGCTTCATCCGCAATGGTAGCTATTGGTACTGTTACAGCTATTGGTGGTTCATTAATTGCGATCGCCCAAATTGACATCAAACGCTGTTTATCTTATTCTGTCAGTGCTTACATGGGCTTGGTGTTTATCGCCGTAGGCACACAACAGGATGAAGCCGCATTATTATTAGTCCTCACTCATGCTTTATCAGCTGCACTTTTAGTCATGAGTACCGGCGGAATAGTTTGGAATAGTGTCACCCAAGACGTTACCCAACTCGGTGGTTTATGGTCACGTCGTCCCATTTCCGGTTTAGCATTTATTGTTGGCACATTGGGATTAATTGGTTTCCCCCCTTTAGGCAGTTTTTGGGCATTAGTAAAATTAGCTGATGGTTTATGGGGAACACACCCTTGGTTAGTGGGAATAATAATTGCTGTCAATGTGTTCACAGCCTTTAGTTTAACCAGAGAATTTTGTTTAATCTTTGGTGGTAAACCCAAACAAATGAGTGAACGTTCTCCGGAAGCACTCTGGTTATTGGTAATGCCGATGATGGTTTTATTTGGCTTCGTTTTACATCTGCCTTTAGTGTTGGAAAGTTTATCTTTATTACCTAGTTGGGCAACATTAAACAAAGATGTGGCATTGTTATTTATTTGGTCAAGTATTTTTGGTTGCAGTATTAGTGCTGTAATTTATTTAGGAAACATTATTCCTAAACCAGTTCGCTTACCCTTCCAAGGTTTACAAAATTTACTTGCTTACGATTTTTACACCCCCAAACTTTACAAAATGACCATCATTTTTGGCGTTGCCCAACTTTCTAAATTAGCTGACATGGTGGATAGATTTGTCGTTGATGGCATTGTTAATTTTGTCGGTTTATTCTCCTTATTAGGTGGGGAAGGGTTGAAATATAGCAACAATGGACAAACCCAATTTTACGCGTTCACTGTTTTGTTAGGAGTTAGCGTTTTAGGTGCTTGGGTAACATGGCCTTTTTGGGGTGTGCAGTTCATGGATTTAGTTTTTTAA
- a CDS encoding carbonic anhydrase, which yields MNNKHQKNNISRRNLLQLGTGVIGAGVAVSLASNLVTSEAVEAKTVSKPDEALQALLDGNQRFTTRKRGYKNQSYLRLQEVAKSQKPFASILGCADSRVPSEIIFDQGLGDLFVCRVAGNIATPEEIGSLEFGSLVLGSKVIMVLGHERCGAVDATIKGAQVPGQIGSLLEAIKPGVEKSEGKPGDRLENACKANILVQVEKLKSSPVLSELIKANKLKIVGGYYDLDTGKVSLVS from the coding sequence GTGAACAACAAACATCAAAAAAACAATATTTCTCGCAGAAATTTACTCCAATTAGGAACAGGTGTCATTGGTGCAGGAGTCGCTGTCAGTTTGGCTTCCAACTTAGTTACATCTGAAGCAGTAGAAGCAAAAACTGTTAGTAAACCCGATGAAGCACTACAAGCATTATTGGATGGTAATCAAAGATTTACCACAAGAAAGCGTGGCTATAAAAATCAGAGTTATTTACGCTTACAAGAAGTTGCTAAAAGTCAAAAACCCTTTGCTTCTATTCTTGGTTGTGCCGATTCTAGAGTACCATCAGAAATAATTTTTGACCAAGGTTTAGGAGATTTATTTGTTTGTCGGGTTGCGGGTAATATTGCCACACCTGAAGAAATTGGTAGTCTGGAATTTGGTAGCTTAGTATTAGGTTCAAAAGTGATTATGGTACTAGGCCATGAAAGATGTGGTGCTGTAGATGCCACTATTAAAGGCGCTCAAGTACCAGGACAAATTGGTAGCTTATTAGAAGCAATTAAACCAGGTGTAGAAAAATCTGAAGGAAAACCAGGAGATAGATTAGAGAATGCCTGTAAAGCCAACATTTTGGTACAAGTTGAAAAATTGAAATCTTCACCAGTTCTATCAGAATTAATCAAGGCTAATAAACTCAAAATAGTCGGTGGTTATTACGACTTAGACACTGGTAAAGTCAGCTTAGTTAGTTAA
- a CDS encoding NADH-quinone oxidoreductase subunit M, which translates to MLSVLILLPIIGAAIIGFLPDTVIPKTRTRLVALTLSFVVLLWNILILLKFDINKPGMQFQEYLPWNETLGLNYQLGIDGLSILMLILNSFLTWIAIYSSNQNTERPKLFYSLILLVNGGVAGAFLAENLLLFFLFYELELIPFYLLISIWGGEKRAYAGMKFLIYTAVSGAFILATFLGIVWLSGSHSFALDTVNTQNLSAGMQLILLIGIILGFGIKIPLIPFHTWLPDAYVEASAPIAILLGGILAKLGTYGLLRFGFGLFPQAWSVIAPTLAIWGAVSAIYGAVVAIAQKDIKRMVAYSSIGHMGYILLAAAASTKLALVGAVAQMFSHGLILAILFHLVGLVETKVGTRELDKLNGLMSPIRGLPIVSALLVLGGMASAGIPGLTGFIAEFIVFQGSFSTFPIPTLLCVASSGLTAVYFVILLNRTCFGRLNNDLAYYPRVVWAEKIPALILASLIIFLGVQPTWLVRWSETTTTAMVAAIPEKTVISQVALK; encoded by the coding sequence ATGTTAAGTGTTTTAATTTTGTTGCCAATTATTGGCGCTGCAATTATCGGATTTTTACCAGATACAGTCATTCCTAAAACGAGAACTAGACTGGTAGCTTTAACTCTTTCCTTTGTAGTTCTATTGTGGAATATTTTAATCCTGCTGAAATTTGATATAAATAAACCAGGAATGCAGTTTCAAGAATATTTACCTTGGAATGAAACCTTGGGTTTAAATTATCAATTAGGTATTGATGGGCTATCAATTTTAATGTTGATATTGAATAGCTTTTTAACTTGGATAGCAATTTATAGCAGTAACCAAAATACTGAACGTCCTAAACTTTTCTATTCGCTGATTTTATTAGTGAATGGTGGAGTTGCTGGTGCTTTCTTGGCAGAAAATTTATTGCTGTTCTTCCTGTTTTACGAGTTGGAATTAATACCATTTTATTTATTAATTTCCATTTGGGGAGGAGAAAAACGCGCCTATGCTGGGATGAAATTTTTGATTTACACAGCAGTTTCCGGGGCATTTATTTTAGCAACATTCCTGGGCATAGTTTGGTTAAGTGGTTCTCATAGTTTTGCCTTAGATACTGTTAACACTCAAAACCTATCTGCGGGAATGCAGTTAATTTTATTAATCGGAATAATTTTAGGTTTTGGGATTAAAATTCCTTTAATTCCTTTCCATACTTGGCTACCTGATGCTTACGTTGAAGCTTCTGCACCTATTGCCATTTTATTAGGTGGAATTTTAGCCAAGTTAGGAACTTATGGACTATTAAGATTTGGGTTTGGTTTATTTCCCCAAGCTTGGAGTGTAATAGCACCAACTTTAGCAATATGGGGTGCTGTTAGTGCAATTTATGGGGCGGTAGTTGCGATCGCCCAAAAAGACATCAAGCGCATGGTAGCATATAGTTCAATCGGACACATGGGCTATATTTTACTTGCAGCCGCAGCTAGTACCAAACTGGCCTTAGTTGGTGCAGTAGCGCAGATGTTCAGTCATGGTTTAATACTGGCTATTCTCTTCCATTTAGTTGGACTTGTAGAAACCAAAGTAGGCACAAGAGAATTAGACAAACTCAATGGTTTAATGAGTCCTATTCGCGGTTTACCTATCGTCAGTGCTTTACTCGTTCTTGGTGGTATGGCCAGCGCCGGTATCCCTGGTTTAACAGGTTTTATTGCCGAGTTTATCGTTTTCCAAGGTAGTTTTTCCACCTTCCCCATCCCCACATTATTGTGTGTAGCTTCTTCTGGTTTAACTGCGGTTTACTTCGTTATTCTTCTCAACCGTACCTGTTTCGGTAGACTCAATAACGACTTAGCTTATTATCCTAGAGTGGTTTGGGCGGAAAAAATTCCCGCATTAATATTAGCTTCCCTGATCATTTTCTTGGGAGTACAACCTACCTGGTTAGTGCGCTGGAGTGAAACCACAACTACAGCAATGGTAGCTGCTATTCCTGAAAAAACCGTAATTTCTCAAGTGGCATTGAAGTAA
- a CDS encoding CO2 hydration protein, whose protein sequence is MVKTPDKPITKLPPSNHEFADVIHRLEAGGSMLPDTPENLMQIIGIYKAYAVPMDFYWRDLLYIGERVFLNPLPAFKYFLPQEYLDLHNHYAGDDADLRIWRGEATAHPELLAFMEKGETRKMPKLLHHLFHDRINMEFAEACMQAMLWHRKMYAPVNQFDAYLDSDEYKANADKAIKAYFKKNPLMLGLYKLFPDMFLEQCRMMSYYANLGLFWEVMAPVFFEMSDIYDEGGFKGVPDAMNFLVNGIFAIAGRPIYHHVYVDGECYEVIPKSKGFTWLYEAALPYVEAVFYRTAPFRGTKSYNAQAGQVPEDQKDFHYGILYADVFPVGTAGIPPTLLMQDMLHFLPQYLVDYYKKHCRGEDDMLIQLGVTFQRSMYNVTSAVIQALRTALLYPLDDPNPKHLQANREFFEMQLNRFTRADYGMRDAAKLRSVQSQDYR, encoded by the coding sequence ATGGTAAAAACTCCCGATAAACCAATCACTAAACTACCACCATCAAATCACGAATTTGCCGATGTCATTCATCGTCTAGAAGCTGGTGGTTCAATGCTGCCAGATACACCAGAAAACTTAATGCAAATCATAGGTATTTATAAAGCTTACGCAGTACCGATGGATTTTTACTGGCGCGACTTGCTTTATATTGGGGAAAGAGTCTTTTTAAATCCTCTTCCTGCTTTTAAATATTTCTTACCTCAAGAATATTTAGACTTACATAATCATTATGCAGGGGATGATGCTGATTTAAGAATTTGGCGCGGTGAAGCAACAGCACATCCTGAACTTTTGGCATTTATGGAAAAGGGTGAAACTCGCAAAATGCCAAAGTTATTACATCATTTATTCCATGACAGAATTAACATGGAATTTGCGGAAGCTTGTATGCAAGCGATGTTATGGCATCGGAAAATGTACGCCCCTGTAAATCAATTTGATGCCTATTTAGATTCGGATGAATATAAAGCTAATGCTGATAAAGCAATTAAAGCTTACTTTAAGAAAAATCCTTTAATGTTGGGACTTTATAAACTGTTCCCTGATATGTTTTTGGAACAGTGCCGGATGATGTCTTATTATGCCAATTTAGGACTTTTCTGGGAAGTAATGGCACCGGTATTTTTTGAAATGTCGGATATTTATGATGAAGGCGGTTTTAAAGGTGTTCCTGATGCCATGAATTTTTTAGTGAATGGTATTTTTGCGATCGCCGGTCGTCCTATTTATCATCATGTTTATGTTGATGGTGAATGTTATGAAGTCATCCCCAAATCTAAAGGTTTTACTTGGTTATATGAAGCAGCTTTACCCTATGTAGAAGCTGTATTTTATCGGACTGCACCATTTAGAGGTACAAAGTCTTATAATGCCCAAGCAGGACAAGTACCAGAAGATCAAAAAGACTTCCATTATGGCATTCTTTACGCTGACGTATTCCCTGTAGGTACTGCGGGTATTCCACCCACATTATTAATGCAGGATATGTTGCATTTTCTTCCCCAATATTTAGTTGATTATTACAAAAAACATTGTCGGGGTGAAGATGATATGTTGATTCAGTTGGGTGTAACTTTCCAACGTTCAATGTACAATGTCACATCTGCGGTAATTCAGGCTTTAAGAACTGCGTTGTTATATCCTTTAGATGATCCTAATCCTAAGCATTTACAGGCAAATCGGGAGTTTTTTGAAATGCAATTGAATCGCTTCACCCGTGCTGATTATGGTATGAGAGATGCGGCGAAATTGCGGAGTGTTCAAAGTCAGGATTATCGTTAA
- a CDS encoding Uma2 family endonuclease gives MTSTTDFTTTPISLPDHTQLPCEDGTFVKNFQEHPQSILLTESIKPILQKIHPDGQYCIGQDSGIYWRITEPLERGAEAPDWFYVPNVPPSLNGQVRRSYVLWQEYISPLIVLEFVSGNGDEERDKTPWKGKFWIYEQVIHPAFYGIYEVNKASVEVYHLLENKYHLLPANERGHYPIPALGVELGIWQGEYQNLDLPWLRWWDLDGNLLLSGEERAEQEYQRAERESQRAERESQRAEEERLKNERLIAQLRALGVEPD, from the coding sequence ATGACCTCGACTACAGATTTTACTACCACTCCAATTAGTCTCCCAGACCATACCCAACTACCTTGTGAAGATGGTACATTTGTGAAAAACTTTCAGGAACACCCCCAAAGCATTCTACTAACAGAATCAATTAAACCAATATTACAAAAAATCCATCCCGATGGACAATATTGTATAGGTCAAGATAGCGGTATTTACTGGCGAATTACCGAACCTTTAGAACGGGGTGCAGAAGCACCTGATTGGTTTTATGTGCCGAATGTTCCGCCTAGTTTAAATGGACAAGTGCGCCGTTCTTATGTTTTATGGCAAGAATATATTTCACCATTAATTGTCTTAGAATTTGTTTCTGGTAATGGTGATGAAGAAAGAGATAAAACACCCTGGAAAGGTAAATTTTGGATTTATGAACAGGTGATACATCCAGCTTTTTATGGCATTTATGAAGTGAATAAAGCTAGTGTGGAAGTTTATCATTTGTTGGAAAATAAATACCATTTATTACCTGCTAATGAAAGGGGACATTATCCAATTCCCGCTTTAGGAGTAGAGTTAGGAATATGGCAAGGTGAATATCAAAATTTAGATTTACCTTGGTTACGTTGGTGGGATTTAGATGGTAATTTATTATTAAGTGGAGAAGAAAGAGCAGAACAGGAATATCAAAGAGCAGAAAGGGAAAGTCAAAGGGCAGAAAGGGAAAGTCAAAGGGCGGAAGAGGAACGCCTAAAAAATGAACGGTTAATTGCTCAATTGCGTGCTTTAGGTGTTGAACCGGACTAA
- a CDS encoding Uma2 family endonuclease, whose product MTYSPPLPPQTEPPLPPRETLPTMYDLPSENQEEKGLPDDFHFLQPLLLYLTFQPLNWNPELVYSAADLNLYYDLQHPLWYKRPDWFGVVGVSKLYNHQDLRLSYVTWQEPANPFVVVELLSPGTEEEDLGIKANQADKPPTKWEVYERILRIPYYVVFSRYTNEVRAFQLVGGHYESVNFQDERLPMPEIGLSLGLWEGTFRGIPKLWLRWFTLDGELISEPSEEANAAKIKAEKLAEKLRQLGINPDEIM is encoded by the coding sequence ATGACTTACTCACCACCTTTACCCCCACAAACAGAACCACCCCTTCCCCCAAGGGAAACCTTACCCACAATGTATGATTTACCAAGCGAAAACCAAGAGGAAAAAGGTTTGCCAGATGATTTTCATTTTTTACAACCCTTACTTTTATATTTAACTTTTCAACCCTTAAACTGGAATCCAGAACTAGTTTATAGTGCTGCGGATCTCAATCTTTATTATGATCTACAACATCCTTTATGGTATAAAAGACCTGATTGGTTTGGTGTAGTTGGAGTTTCTAAATTATATAATCATCAAGATTTGCGTTTAAGTTATGTCACTTGGCAAGAACCAGCTAACCCTTTTGTAGTAGTTGAATTATTATCACCAGGTACAGAAGAAGAAGATTTAGGAATTAAAGCAAATCAAGCAGATAAACCCCCTACAAAATGGGAAGTTTACGAACGCATATTAAGGATTCCTTATTATGTTGTCTTTAGTCGTTATACCAACGAAGTACGCGCATTTCAGTTAGTAGGTGGTCATTATGAATCAGTAAATTTCCAGGATGAACGTTTACCTATGCCAGAAATAGGTTTAAGTTTGGGGTTATGGGAAGGAACATTTCGCGGTATTCCTAAACTTTGGTTGAGGTGGTTTACATTGGATGGGGAATTAATTTCCGAACCTTCAGAAGAAGCAAATGCAGCGAAAATCAAAGCGGAAAAATTAGCGGAAAAATTGCGTCAATTGGGTATTAATCCTGATGAAATCATGTAA